One segment of bacterium DNA contains the following:
- the recO gene encoding DNA repair protein RecO: protein MYHIYHTEAFVIGGTAHEEGSRRVYLFTRDLGLIHALAQGIREEKSKLRYSLQPYSHTHVSLVHGKTWRIVFAHTQSNFLHYFGHLSGQSLALVRILSLVRSLVVGEEKNAELFSILKNGFQFLKSNHTEREINALEHLMVLKMLKNLGYLPASPDFDVISVDAEFNDKMLDSVFSVQAKALRFINTALAESQLLPKKSPVL, encoded by the coding sequence ATGTATCACATCTATCACACTGAAGCATTTGTCATTGGAGGAACCGCCCATGAAGAAGGGAGCCGCCGCGTATATCTTTTTACCCGCGACCTCGGGCTCATACACGCCCTTGCCCAGGGAATACGGGAAGAAAAATCAAAATTACGGTACTCGCTTCAACCCTACTCGCACACCCACGTGTCTTTGGTGCACGGAAAGACGTGGAGAATAGTTTTTGCCCATACCCAGTCGAATTTTTTGCACTATTTCGGTCATTTATCCGGGCAGTCGCTCGCGCTTGTCCGTATCCTTTCTCTTGTCCGCAGCCTTGTCGTGGGAGAAGAGAAGAACGCCGAACTGTTTTCCATTCTAAAAAACGGATTTCAATTTCTTAAAAGCAATCATACCGAACGGGAAATCAACGCACTAGAGCATCTGATGGTTCTAAAAATGCTCAAAAACCTCGGCTACCTTCCCGCGTCACCCGATTTCGACGTGATAAGCGTAGATGCGGAGTTTAACGACAAAATGCTTGATTCGGTTTTTTCCGTGCAGGCAAAAGCGCTCCGCTTCATAAACACCGCCTTGGCTGAAAGCCAACTACTGCCTAAAAAATCCCCCGTGCTATAA
- a CDS encoding class I tRNA ligase family protein, giving the protein MSENPPKKSEIARKEEEILDFWNKNRIFQKSLEKKAPHGDVTFYDGPPFATGLPHYGHILAGTIKDVIPRFETMRGKRVLRRWGWDCHGLPIENLIEQELGIKDKKEIEALGIEKFNEAARASVLRYDQQWRRLIPRSGRWVDMDDQYITMSPSYMESVWWSFSELHKKKLIYQGFKSMHLCPHCETTLSNLEVALGYKDITDISVTVKFELKDEPGTYLLAWTTTPWTLPGNVALAVNPNTDYLIVKAFSGSSESYVIAKEALLNHLFKGQNSLSFMQLFSSDDHEWLGGAREQHSPRIKEIKAKDLIGKSYKPLFDYYQNIPLENKERGWKVYAADFVTTEDGTGIVHIAPAFGEDDLNLAQKEKLPFIQHVSRHGVFEKEVTDFVGQFVKPKDDHQKADIEIIRHLAGKGLLFAKEKIIHSYPHCWRCDTPLLNYASASWFVAVTKYKDNFIKENKKVRFVPEEIRDGRFGKWLEGARDWAISRSRYWGAPLPVWICNQCKEIAVIGSVEELKKKTKSKNSYIVMRHGEAESNVLGLINGDNSTIRHLTEKGQGQVKKTVETLKGKIDIIIASPLTRTKETADIVAGIIGVKEVITDDRLKEVQTGEYNGKLVSEYQNFATREEKLEKRPQGGENLTDVKKRMGEFIYEIDKEYDGKRILIITHEFPAWMLFAAAYGASKKEILALHSGEDFLKTAEARVLDFAPVSHRNYELDLHRPYIDNVEFTCKCGGKMKRIPEVFDTWYESGSMPYASHHYPFETKQFDAKKGFRFPADFIAEGIDQTRGWFYSLLMLSVGLFGKTPYKNVVVNGTILAEDGQKMSKRLKNYPDVEAILDTYGADAMRYYMLSSPVVRGEDLAFSEKGLDEVVKKLSLRLQNVCSFYEMYAQSSVESASNSKDILDLWILSRLSQTRDMITDSMETYALDAATRPILDFVDDLSTWYLRRSRERFKGDDEKDKTAALATTRFVLQEFSKLMAPFMPFIAEEIYLKVEGEKGKESVHLENWPTKEKADSRIVENMKEARHVVSLGLEARAKSAIKVRQPLSHIIVKTLSLKGKNEYLQLILDELNVKEIRFDDKQQDEVFLDTNITSELKIEGEQRDLIRAIQDFRKAKGFDAKDKIMLIVSTDETGKQFVDEYKAGLSKTTGLSDIKYKSIEGEAVNIGGMSFVFSVER; this is encoded by the coding sequence ATGTCGGAAAATCCTCCTAAAAAAAGCGAAATAGCGAGAAAGGAAGAGGAAATTCTTGATTTCTGGAATAAGAATCGGATTTTTCAAAAAAGCCTTGAGAAAAAAGCCCCTCACGGGGATGTTACTTTTTATGACGGACCTCCTTTTGCAACAGGTCTGCCTCACTACGGGCATATTTTGGCTGGAACAATCAAAGATGTGATTCCGCGGTTTGAAACGATGCGCGGGAAGCGCGTACTTCGCCGATGGGGCTGGGATTGCCACGGTTTGCCGATTGAAAATCTTATCGAGCAGGAACTCGGGATAAAAGACAAAAAGGAAATTGAAGCGCTCGGCATTGAGAAATTCAACGAAGCCGCACGGGCAAGTGTTTTACGCTATGACCAACAGTGGCGCAGGCTCATTCCGCGTTCCGGACGATGGGTTGATATGGATGACCAGTACATCACCATGTCGCCCTCATACATGGAGTCCGTCTGGTGGTCTTTTTCCGAATTGCACAAAAAGAAACTGATTTATCAGGGATTCAAATCAATGCATTTGTGTCCGCACTGCGAAACAACACTTTCAAATCTGGAGGTGGCTTTAGGATACAAAGACATCACCGATATTTCCGTAACGGTGAAATTCGAGCTAAAAGACGAACCTGGAACATATCTCTTGGCATGGACAACGACGCCGTGGACGTTGCCTGGGAATGTCGCTTTGGCAGTTAATCCAAATACTGATTACCTAATCGTTAAAGCGTTTAGTGGTTCATCTGAATCCTATGTAATTGCAAAAGAAGCACTTCTTAATCACCTTTTTAAAGGACAGAACTCTCTTTCTTTCATGCAACTTTTTTCCTCTGATGATCACGAATGGTTGGGTGGTGCAAGAGAACAGCATTCCCCGAGAATAAAAGAAATAAAAGCGAAAGACCTTATTGGAAAATCATATAAACCTCTTTTTGATTACTACCAAAACATCCCTCTTGAGAACAAAGAAAGAGGGTGGAAAGTATATGCGGCAGATTTTGTTACCACCGAAGATGGAACGGGAATTGTTCATATAGCCCCGGCCTTTGGTGAAGATGACCTGAACCTCGCGCAGAAAGAAAAATTGCCGTTTATCCAGCATGTCAGCCGTCACGGGGTGTTTGAAAAAGAAGTTACCGATTTTGTGGGGCAATTTGTAAAACCAAAAGACGACCATCAGAAAGCGGATATTGAAATCATTAGACATCTCGCGGGAAAAGGACTTTTGTTTGCCAAAGAAAAAATCATTCACTCATATCCTCATTGCTGGAGGTGTGACACCCCGCTTCTTAACTACGCTTCGGCATCGTGGTTTGTCGCTGTCACGAAATATAAAGACAATTTTATAAAAGAAAACAAAAAAGTCCGCTTCGTTCCCGAGGAAATCCGTGACGGGCGATTCGGAAAGTGGCTGGAGGGTGCCCGTGACTGGGCAATTTCTCGTTCCCGTTATTGGGGTGCTCCGTTGCCCGTATGGATTTGCAATCAATGCAAAGAAATTGCCGTTATCGGTTCCGTTGAAGAACTTAAAAAGAAAACAAAAAGCAAGAATTCATATATTGTCATGCGTCACGGCGAAGCCGAAAGTAATGTTCTCGGGCTTATCAATGGAGACAATTCCACCATTCGCCATCTGACAGAAAAGGGCCAGGGGCAGGTAAAGAAAACAGTAGAGACTCTCAAGGGGAAAATAGACATTATCATCGCTTCACCGCTTACCCGCACCAAAGAAACTGCCGACATTGTTGCCGGAATCATCGGAGTTAAAGAGGTGATAACCGATGACAGATTGAAGGAAGTGCAGACTGGGGAATACAATGGCAAATTGGTTTCGGAATATCAGAACTTCGCCACCAGGGAAGAAAAACTGGAAAAACGACCGCAGGGAGGAGAAAATCTCACCGACGTCAAAAAACGGATGGGAGAGTTTATATACGAAATTGATAAAGAATACGACGGAAAGCGAATTCTTATCATCACACATGAATTTCCCGCCTGGATGTTGTTTGCGGCCGCATATGGCGCTTCCAAAAAAGAAATACTCGCCCTGCACAGTGGGGAAGACTTTTTAAAGACCGCAGAAGCGCGGGTCCTTGATTTTGCGCCGGTTTCTCACAGAAACTACGAGCTCGACCTTCACCGTCCGTACATTGATAACGTTGAATTTACGTGCAAATGCGGAGGGAAAATGAAACGGATTCCGGAGGTGTTTGACACATGGTATGAATCGGGCTCGATGCCGTACGCCAGTCACCACTACCCGTTTGAAACAAAACAATTTGACGCTAAAAAAGGTTTTCGTTTCCCCGCGGATTTTATTGCTGAAGGTATTGACCAGACGAGAGGATGGTTTTACTCGCTCCTCATGCTTTCCGTGGGCCTCTTTGGAAAAACGCCGTACAAAAATGTTGTCGTAAACGGTACTATTCTTGCCGAAGACGGACAAAAAATGTCCAAACGTCTCAAAAACTACCCCGATGTCGAAGCAATACTCGATACATATGGTGCCGATGCGATGCGATACTACATGCTTTCTTCTCCCGTTGTTCGCGGAGAAGACCTGGCATTTTCCGAGAAAGGTCTTGACGAGGTGGTCAAAAAACTGAGCCTGCGTCTGCAGAACGTCTGCTCATTTTATGAAATGTACGCCCAATCCTCCGTAGAAAGCGCTTCAAATTCAAAAGACATTCTCGACTTGTGGATTCTTTCCCGCCTTTCTCAAACGCGCGACATGATTACCGATTCCATGGAGACATACGCTCTTGATGCGGCAACACGGCCTATCCTTGATTTTGTTGACGACCTTTCCACATGGTATCTTCGCCGTTCCCGAGAACGATTCAAAGGAGACGACGAGAAAGACAAAACTGCGGCACTTGCGACAACGCGTTTTGTACTCCAGGAATTTTCAAAATTAATGGCCCCATTCATGCCCTTTATTGCCGAAGAAATTTATCTTAAAGTGGAAGGAGAAAAAGGAAAAGAAAGTGTCCATCTTGAAAACTGGCCGACAAAAGAGAAAGCGGATTCCCGCATTGTCGAGAACATGAAAGAAGCCAGGCATGTCGTTTCTTTGGGCCTTGAAGCGCGCGCGAAGTCGGCAATAAAAGTCCGTCAACCGCTTTCACACATAATTGTTAAAACGCTTTCTCTGAAAGGGAAAAACGAATACCTCCAACTTATTCTCGATGAGTTGAATGTAAAAGAAATTCGTTTTGATGATAAACAGCAAGACGAGGTCTTTCTTGATACAAACATAACATCCGAACTTAAAATCGAAGGAGAGCAACGCGACCTCATCCGCGCTATTCAGGATTTCCGAAAAGCGAAAGGGTTTGATGCGAAAGACAAAATAATGCTTATTGTTTCCACGGACGAAACAGGGAAACAGTTCGTTGATGAATATAAAGCCGGACTTTCAAAAACTACGGGACTCTCCGATATCAAATACAAATCTATTGAAGGAGAAGCTGTCAATATCGGTGGTATGTCATTTGTTTTTTCCGTGGAGCGTTAA